The Streptomyces aurantiacus genome includes a region encoding these proteins:
- a CDS encoding serine/threonine-protein kinase: MNHATEVFQPLQADDPSMVAGYRLAARLGAGGMGRVYLSHTQGGRPVAIKVIRPELADDPVFRRGFSREIRAAQRVRGAYTAELIDADADGVPPWLATLYVPGPSLADAVARRGPLPVPAVLWLMAGVAEALQAIHSAGIVHRDLKPSNVLLAADGPRVIDFGISLASGITSHTATGATVGTPQFMAPEQASGGEITAATDVFALGQTAAFAALGEPLYGDGNSVGVLYRIVHSEPDLSLLPAQLRPLMARCLAADPGERATPAEIVEWCRQRLGGDADAGAGPAVWREVMGPEVTVPAPVPHPTPVLPMPLFPQPQLQGRPQPTVQDERRARRRRTRVFAVGVLVASLLSVSVAWTNLNLSDRLGDRNAGASSTSGRESSAGSSVSSSASAPSSGSKTGGRAAGGSDPSSAASGQPERIPYPVMLLNATEPLDMKDPYRYATKKSKGSKDTRSAEERKADIRFVCGQTCALESDTSLIDWVPSEKPGATLESCRATLADAEHKLPLAIVAAGSEICFEHPSGDIGLFVIDVKSTALPEAAFLSGDMTVWRAG; the protein is encoded by the coding sequence ATGAATCACGCGACCGAGGTGTTCCAGCCACTGCAGGCGGACGATCCGTCCATGGTGGCCGGTTACCGCCTCGCCGCCAGGCTGGGAGCGGGAGGCATGGGCCGGGTCTACCTGTCCCACACCCAGGGCGGCCGACCGGTGGCGATCAAGGTGATCCGGCCGGAACTGGCCGACGACCCGGTCTTCCGGCGTGGCTTCAGCCGGGAGATAAGGGCGGCTCAGCGGGTCCGGGGCGCGTACACCGCCGAGCTGATCGACGCCGACGCGGACGGCGTACCGCCGTGGCTCGCCACGCTGTACGTGCCCGGTCCCTCGCTGGCGGACGCGGTCGCCCGGCGCGGACCGCTGCCGGTGCCCGCGGTCCTGTGGCTGATGGCGGGAGTGGCGGAGGCGCTCCAGGCCATCCACTCCGCGGGAATCGTGCACCGGGACCTGAAGCCGTCGAACGTGCTGCTGGCCGCGGACGGGCCGCGGGTCATCGACTTCGGCATTTCGCTGGCCTCCGGCATCACCTCGCACACGGCCACGGGAGCGACCGTCGGCACGCCCCAGTTCATGGCTCCCGAGCAGGCGTCCGGCGGTGAGATCACGGCGGCGACCGACGTGTTCGCGCTCGGCCAGACAGCGGCGTTCGCGGCGCTGGGCGAGCCGCTGTACGGAGACGGCAACTCGGTCGGCGTGCTGTACCGGATCGTGCACTCGGAACCGGATCTGTCCCTGCTGCCCGCACAACTCCGACCGCTGATGGCCCGGTGCCTCGCGGCCGACCCGGGGGAGCGGGCCACTCCGGCGGAGATCGTCGAGTGGTGCCGTCAGCGGCTGGGCGGGGATGCCGACGCGGGCGCGGGGCCGGCCGTCTGGCGGGAGGTCATGGGACCGGAGGTGACGGTTCCGGCCCCGGTCCCGCATCCCACCCCGGTGTTGCCGATGCCGTTGTTTCCGCAGCCGCAACTGCAGGGGCGTCCGCAGCCGACGGTGCAGGACGAGCGGCGGGCCCGACGTCGGCGTACCAGAGTGTTCGCGGTCGGCGTGCTCGTGGCCTCGCTGCTGTCGGTGAGCGTGGCATGGACGAACCTGAACCTGTCGGACCGGCTCGGCGACCGGAACGCGGGGGCGTCCTCGACGTCCGGCCGGGAGTCCTCCGCGGGGTCGTCGGTCTCCTCATCGGCATCCGCGCCGTCCTCGGGCTCGAAGACCGGTGGCCGGGCAGCAGGAGGTTCGGACCCGTCCTCGGCCGCGTCGGGGCAGCCGGAGCGGATCCCGTATCCCGTGATGCTGCTGAACGCGACCGAACCCCTGGACATGAAGGATCCCTACCGCTACGCCACCAAGAAATCCAAGGGCTCCAAGGACACCAGGAGCGCCGAGGAACGCAAGGCGGACATCCGCTTCGTCTGCGGGCAGACCTGCGCGCTGGAGAGCGACACGAGCCTGATCGACTGGGTGCCTTCCGAGAAGCCCGGCGCCACCCTGGAATCCTGCCGCGCGACCCTCGCCGACGCCGAGCACAAGCTCCCGCTCGCCATTGTGGCGGCCGGCAGCGAGATCTGCTTCGAACACCCCTCCGGAGACATCGGGCTGTTCGTGATCGACGTGAAGTCGACAGCGCTGCCGGAAGCCGCCTTCTTGTCGGGGGACATGACGGTCTGGCGGGCGGGCTAG
- a CDS encoding nitroreductase/quinone reductase family protein: protein MSRHHELKFRIVTTVQRRIANPVSRLLPFQVLLETTGRKSGLPRRTPVGGRRVGQEFWIVSEYGEKSQYVRNIQADPKVRVRVKGRWHHGTAHLLHEDDARTRLKSLPRLNSTAVRAVGTNLLTVRVDLTD, encoded by the coding sequence ATGTCCCGCCATCACGAGCTCAAGTTCCGGATCGTCACCACGGTCCAGCGACGGATCGCGAACCCGGTCTCCAGGCTGCTGCCGTTCCAGGTGCTTCTGGAGACCACCGGGCGCAAGTCTGGCCTCCCCCGGCGGACGCCGGTCGGTGGGCGTCGCGTCGGGCAGGAGTTCTGGATAGTGTCCGAGTACGGCGAGAAGTCGCAGTACGTGCGGAACATCCAGGCGGACCCGAAGGTCAGGGTCCGCGTGAAGGGCCGGTGGCACCACGGCACCGCCCATCTGCTGCACGAGGACGACGCCCGCACCCGGCTGAAGTCCCTGCCGCGCCTGAACAGCACCGCGGTCCGGGCGGTCGGCACGAACCTGCTGACCGTACGGGTCGATCTGACCGACTGA
- a CDS encoding LLM class F420-dependent oxidoreductase, which yields MRISVTIFLTDETITPTRLARELEQRGFAGLYLPEHTHIPVERTTPYPAGGDLPPEYGRTLDPFVALGQAAAVTESLALGTGITLVAQHDPIDLAKQVATLDHLSAGRFTLGVGFGWNVEEAADHGVEWRTRRELGRDRMALMRALWSAEPTAHEGPFGSVRASHAYPKPVQKPRGPVVGPRTLIGGAAGPKLFSHIGEYADGWLPIGGRGLTESMPVLRTAWAEAGRDPGALQVVPYAVLPSAGKLAHYADLGIEEVVLQLPPAGEGDVLRVLDAYASYL from the coding sequence ATGCGCATCTCCGTGACGATCTTCCTCACCGACGAGACGATCACTCCGACCCGGCTCGCCCGTGAGCTGGAACAACGCGGTTTCGCCGGGCTCTACCTGCCCGAGCACACGCACATCCCCGTCGAGCGGACCACCCCGTACCCGGCGGGCGGGGACCTGCCGCCCGAGTACGGCCGCACCCTCGACCCCTTCGTCGCCCTCGGCCAGGCGGCGGCGGTCACCGAGTCCCTCGCGCTCGGCACCGGCATCACGCTCGTCGCCCAGCACGACCCGATCGACCTCGCCAAGCAGGTCGCGACCCTCGACCACCTCTCCGCAGGCCGCTTCACCCTCGGCGTCGGCTTCGGCTGGAACGTGGAGGAGGCCGCCGACCACGGCGTCGAGTGGCGTACGCGCCGGGAGCTCGGCCGGGACCGGATGGCGCTGATGCGGGCCCTGTGGTCGGCCGAACCGACCGCGCACGAAGGCCCGTTCGGATCCGTCCGGGCCAGTCACGCGTACCCCAAGCCCGTGCAGAAGCCGCGCGGACCCGTCGTCGGGCCGCGCACCCTCATCGGCGGAGCCGCCGGCCCGAAGCTGTTCTCGCACATCGGCGAGTACGCCGACGGCTGGCTGCCGATCGGCGGCAGGGGCCTGACCGAGTCGATGCCCGTGCTGCGGACCGCCTGGGCGGAGGCGGGACGCGACCCCGGGGCCCTCCAGGTCGTGCCCTACGCCGTGCTGCCGAGCGCCGGCAAACTCGCGCACTACGCGGACCTCGGCATCGAGGAGGTCGTCCTGCAGCTGCCGCCCGCCGGTGAGGGGGACGTACTGCGCGTACTGGACGCGTACGCGTCGTACCTGTAG
- a CDS encoding protein kinase domain-containing protein: MDGLEPADPGWIGGYRLLGRLGEGGMGRVYLARSERGRTVAVKVVQEELARRPDFRRRFAQEVKAAQRVGGEWTAPVLDADTEAPTPWVATGYVAGPSLAEVVDEQYGPLPPKTVRALAIGLVHALRAIHGAGLVHRDLKPSNVLVTIDGPRVIDFGIARALDSAVQSADGLTKPGALVGSPGFMAPEQVRGERVTFASDVFCLGAVLAYAATGRLPFGSAEGGIHSLLFRIAQEEPNLEGIPEPWHGLVAACLAKDPGQRPSLDTLLKRAEEAEGGGAEGGRGAASGAWLPGAVLAELGRHAVRLLDSEDPESHALAGRAAAPGPGPGPVQVASPLQGAIPSPASPVPGFGPPIPYAPATPSWQSPPPDGVHPYRTAPADLHPHSPLPGAVQPPRLSTPVFAGPPLTPRPTRGLSIALALLLGLFVVPLLLRSYVLATAFSRLSAAASTSDTDLIQDFRFLGTASLATEVLGVFAGIPVVIVWAFWFQRTRINAELFAPGRVRYATGLAAGSWFIPVVNLYMPKQIGNDIWTATTGTPKGAGRWLLHTWWWFWIAFFVAYANDSTASWYDRDLAVAATDTIVTSQAANALGIVAAVLAIVFVRRLTSLQQNRINGASR, from the coding sequence ATGGACGGGTTGGAGCCGGCCGATCCGGGCTGGATAGGCGGGTACCGGCTGCTCGGCAGGCTCGGTGAGGGCGGCATGGGGCGGGTGTACCTGGCCCGTTCCGAGCGGGGCCGTACGGTCGCGGTCAAGGTCGTCCAGGAAGAACTGGCCCGCAGGCCCGACTTCAGGCGGCGCTTCGCCCAGGAGGTGAAAGCGGCGCAGCGGGTCGGCGGCGAGTGGACCGCCCCCGTGCTGGACGCCGACACCGAGGCGCCGACGCCCTGGGTCGCCACCGGTTACGTCGCAGGTCCCTCGCTCGCCGAAGTGGTCGACGAGCAGTACGGGCCACTGCCACCGAAGACCGTACGGGCGCTGGCGATCGGGCTCGTCCACGCACTGCGGGCGATCCACGGAGCCGGCCTCGTGCACCGCGATCTCAAGCCCTCCAACGTCCTGGTGACGATCGACGGGCCCCGTGTCATCGACTTCGGGATCGCGCGCGCCCTCGACTCGGCCGTGCAGTCCGCCGACGGGCTCACCAAGCCCGGTGCCCTCGTGGGGTCCCCGGGCTTCATGGCGCCCGAGCAGGTGCGCGGGGAGCGGGTGACGTTCGCGAGCGACGTGTTCTGTCTCGGTGCCGTACTGGCCTACGCGGCGACGGGCCGGCTGCCCTTCGGCAGTGCCGAGGGCGGCATCCACTCGCTGCTCTTCCGCATCGCCCAGGAGGAGCCGAACCTGGAGGGGATACCGGAGCCGTGGCACGGCCTGGTCGCGGCCTGCCTGGCGAAGGACCCCGGTCAACGGCCCTCACTGGACACGCTGTTGAAGCGGGCCGAGGAAGCGGAGGGCGGCGGCGCGGAAGGCGGGCGCGGCGCGGCGAGCGGCGCGTGGCTGCCCGGCGCGGTGCTGGCGGAACTGGGCAGACACGCCGTGCGCCTCCTCGACAGCGAGGACCCGGAGAGCCATGCCCTCGCCGGGCGGGCGGCGGCTCCCGGACCCGGGCCGGGCCCCGTACAGGTGGCGAGCCCCCTCCAGGGCGCGATCCCGTCCCCGGCGAGCCCCGTACCGGGCTTCGGGCCTCCCATTCCGTACGCACCGGCCACGCCCTCGTGGCAGAGCCCGCCGCCCGACGGAGTCCACCCCTACCGGACGGCACCGGCCGATCTCCACCCGCACAGCCCGTTACCGGGTGCCGTTCAGCCCCCGCGCCTTTCCACTCCCGTCTTCGCCGGCCCGCCCCTCACGCCCCGCCCGACCCGGGGGCTCTCGATCGCCCTGGCCCTCCTGCTCGGCCTGTTCGTCGTGCCCCTGCTGCTTCGGAGCTACGTCCTCGCGACGGCCTTCTCCCGGCTGTCGGCGGCGGCGAGCACCTCCGACACCGACCTCATCCAGGACTTCAGGTTCCTGGGCACCGCATCGCTGGCGACCGAGGTGCTCGGCGTCTTCGCGGGCATCCCGGTGGTGATCGTGTGGGCGTTCTGGTTCCAGCGCACGCGGATCAACGCCGAGCTCTTCGCCCCCGGACGCGTCCGGTACGCCACCGGGCTGGCGGCCGGCTCCTGGTTCATCCCGGTCGTCAACCTCTACATGCCCAAACAGATCGGCAACGACATCTGGACGGCGACGACCGGCACGCCGAAGGGCGCCGGGCGGTGGCTGCTGCACACGTGGTGGTGGTTCTGGATCGCCTTCTTCGTGGCGTACGCGAACGACTCGACCGCCAGTTGGTACGACAGGGACCTCGCCGTCGCCGCCACGGACACCATCGTCACCTCGCAGGCGGCCAACGCCCTCGGGATCGTGGCCGCCGTCCTGGCCATCGTCTTCGTACGACGGCTCACGTCCCTCCAGCAGAACCGCATCAACGGAGCGTCCCGCTAG
- a CDS encoding aldehyde dehydrogenase family protein, with protein MTDAQRLFVGGSWVEPDGGHYEVTDPATEDVVGLAPEASRDQVHAAATAAREAFPAWSRTAPAERAAILGRAADVIRRGLAPHAEVAQAETGATTGTARAMQVSVGAARFQRYARVEPVEEPLPPQINEAGPFGKAAVMGALAVRQPVGVVTCITSYNNPWANPAGKIAPALAMGNTVVVKPAPQDPLSVYRMARALEEAGVPPGVVNVVSGSRAEVGEAAVDSDDVDMVSFTGSTAVGRRIAEVCGRGMKRQLMELGGKGAAVVFEDADLESAVRGIGTTFSFYSGQICTAPTRVLAQRPVYDRLVAQLAAYIGYLKVGDPRAEGTVVGPVISAAHRDRIESYVELGRKEGARVVAGGERPPLDKGFYVAPTLLADCTNDMRVVREEIFGPVVVVLPFDDEDEAVELANDSDYGLIDYVWSGDVARAFRVARRLRAGGVGVNTVGRNMEAPFGGFKQSGVGRDVGSYALHAYSELQSIVWPG; from the coding sequence GTGACCGACGCCCAGCGGCTGTTCGTCGGCGGCTCGTGGGTGGAGCCGGACGGCGGCCACTACGAGGTGACCGACCCGGCGACCGAGGACGTCGTCGGGCTGGCCCCGGAGGCCTCGCGGGATCAGGTGCACGCGGCGGCCACCGCGGCCCGCGAGGCCTTCCCTGCATGGTCGCGCACGGCCCCCGCGGAGCGGGCCGCGATCCTCGGACGGGCGGCCGACGTGATCCGCCGCGGCCTCGCCCCGCACGCCGAGGTGGCCCAGGCGGAGACCGGCGCGACGACCGGCACCGCGCGCGCGATGCAGGTGAGCGTCGGGGCGGCCCGTTTCCAGCGGTACGCGCGCGTGGAGCCCGTCGAGGAGCCGCTGCCCCCGCAGATCAACGAGGCGGGCCCCTTCGGGAAGGCCGCCGTGATGGGCGCCCTGGCCGTCCGCCAGCCGGTGGGCGTGGTCACCTGCATCACCTCGTACAACAACCCCTGGGCGAACCCGGCGGGCAAGATCGCCCCGGCGCTGGCCATGGGCAACACGGTCGTGGTGAAGCCCGCCCCGCAGGACCCGCTCTCCGTGTACCGGATGGCCCGGGCGCTGGAGGAGGCGGGCGTGCCGCCGGGGGTCGTGAACGTCGTCAGCGGCTCGCGGGCGGAGGTCGGGGAGGCGGCCGTCGACTCGGACGACGTCGACATGGTGAGCTTCACCGGTTCCACCGCCGTCGGCCGGCGCATCGCCGAGGTGTGCGGGCGCGGCATGAAACGGCAGCTGATGGAGCTGGGCGGCAAGGGCGCGGCGGTCGTCTTCGAGGACGCCGACCTGGAGTCGGCGGTCCGCGGCATCGGGACCACGTTCTCCTTCTACAGCGGCCAGATCTGCACGGCTCCGACCCGGGTGCTCGCGCAGCGTCCGGTCTACGACCGGCTGGTGGCCCAACTGGCCGCCTACATCGGCTATTTGAAGGTGGGCGACCCACGGGCCGAGGGCACGGTCGTCGGCCCGGTGATCTCCGCCGCCCACCGCGACCGGATCGAGTCGTACGTCGAACTGGGCCGCAAGGAGGGCGCGCGGGTCGTGGCCGGCGGGGAACGCCCGCCGCTCGACAAGGGCTTCTACGTGGCCCCCACCCTCCTCGCGGACTGCACCAACGACATGCGGGTCGTACGCGAGGAGATCTTCGGACCGGTCGTCGTGGTCCTCCCCTTCGACGACGAGGACGAAGCGGTCGAGCTCGCCAACGACAGCGACTACGGCCTCATCGACTACGTCTGGTCCGGCGACGTGGCCCGCGCCTTCCGCGTGGCGCGGCGCCTGCGGGCCGGCGGGGTCGGCGTCAACACGGTCGGCCGGAACATGGAGGCACCCTTCGGCGGCTTCAAACAGAGCGGGGTGGGACGGGACGTGGGGTCGTACGCCCTGCACGCGTACTCGGAGCTGCAGTCGATCGTGTGGCCGGGCTGA
- a CDS encoding DUF397 domain-containing protein has protein sequence MTAYAWQKSSYCAQGESCVHVAATAQKSSYCQEGEACLHVTTTAKTIHLTESSDPARSILSTDPATFGTLLHVLKRSHA, from the coding sequence ATGACAGCCTACGCATGGCAGAAGTCGTCCTACTGCGCCCAGGGCGAATCCTGCGTCCATGTCGCCGCGACGGCGCAGAAGTCCTCCTACTGCCAGGAAGGCGAAGCCTGCCTCCACGTCACCACCACCGCAAAAACGATCCATCTCACCGAAAGCAGCGACCCCGCCCGCTCCATACTTTCGACCGACCCGGCCACCTTCGGCACCCTCCTCCACGTACTCAAGAGGAGCCACGCCTGA
- a CDS encoding S1 family peptidase, whose translation MAIAICGLFATLTSPMANAATAPLPASLTDPARARALAAEVGPDRTGGVYYDTAGQLVVAVTDEAAARTVRAEGGTAEVVEHSTADLNSVRTALDERIAETDAIPNTSWGIDPSTNQVTVEIFDGVSAADQKRLTDLVAGYGDKVRVEKVPGGIKETAYESLGGIGIVAPYGPTNCTLGFNVRNSAGKRYFITAGHCASTSQEVPWHREAGGIYLGNRTEWWDFGEVDKDYAVIEYLNDNVAAYGAVRAAGATFEITDSRYPQDGESVKRAGAVSSDLVGQVINPSVTFTFPSGKVMKNMIETSHCALPGDSGGPLWAGTDALGITSATNTPKGASCNSAQGQYRTFFQPVQWVLARYGLSVY comes from the coding sequence ATGGCGATAGCGATCTGCGGCTTGTTCGCGACGCTCACCTCGCCGATGGCGAACGCGGCCACGGCCCCGCTCCCGGCGTCCCTCACCGACCCGGCCCGGGCGCGGGCGCTGGCCGCCGAAGTCGGGCCCGACCGGACGGGCGGGGTCTACTACGACACCGCCGGGCAGCTCGTCGTCGCCGTCACCGACGAGGCCGCCGCGCGGACCGTCCGGGCCGAGGGCGGCACCGCCGAGGTCGTCGAGCACAGCACCGCGGACCTGAACTCGGTGCGCACCGCCCTCGACGAGCGCATCGCTGAGACCGATGCCATCCCCAACACCTCCTGGGGCATCGACCCGAGCACCAACCAGGTGACCGTGGAGATCTTCGACGGCGTCTCCGCCGCCGACCAGAAGCGCCTCACCGACCTCGTCGCCGGCTACGGCGACAAGGTGCGCGTCGAGAAGGTGCCGGGCGGGATCAAGGAGACCGCCTACGAATCCCTTGGCGGCATCGGCATCGTCGCGCCGTACGGCCCCACGAACTGCACCCTCGGGTTCAACGTCCGCAACTCCGCCGGAAAGCGGTACTTCATCACCGCCGGTCACTGCGCGAGCACCAGCCAAGAGGTGCCCTGGCACCGGGAGGCCGGCGGTATCTACCTCGGCAATCGCACGGAGTGGTGGGACTTCGGCGAGGTCGACAAGGACTACGCCGTCATCGAGTACCTCAACGACAACGTCGCCGCCTACGGGGCGGTCAGGGCGGCCGGCGCCACGTTCGAGATCACCGACTCCCGCTACCCGCAGGACGGTGAGTCCGTCAAGCGCGCCGGCGCCGTCAGCAGCGACCTGGTGGGCCAGGTGATCAACCCGAGCGTGACCTTCACCTTCCCCAGCGGCAAGGTGATGAAGAACATGATCGAGACCTCGCACTGCGCCCTGCCCGGAGACAGCGGCGGGCCCCTGTGGGCGGGGACCGACGCGCTCGGCATCACCTCCGCGACCAACACCCCGAAGGGCGCGTCGTGCAACAGCGCGCAGGGTCAGTACCGGACCTTCTTCCAGCCGGTGCAGTGGGTGCTGGCCCGCTACGGGCTGAGCGTGTACTAG
- a CDS encoding ATP-binding protein → MATVSPPWAYTLQLPHDPRAPGIARATLRTVLAAHGLTGLTPTAELLASELLTNAHLHTQGPYALRIRSAEPDRLRIAVWDSGSEIPPGFGAPGPVPVGPDTAENGRGLHLVRACADRWGAHVLGDVRGGKLLWAECGGG, encoded by the coding sequence ATGGCCACCGTATCGCCGCCCTGGGCCTACACCCTCCAACTTCCGCACGATCCACGCGCACCGGGGATCGCCCGCGCAACTCTCCGAACCGTCCTCGCCGCCCACGGCCTGACGGGCCTCACGCCCACCGCCGAACTGCTGGCCTCCGAGCTGCTCACCAACGCCCATCTGCACACCCAGGGCCCGTACGCCCTCCGTATCCGCTCGGCGGAGCCCGACCGGCTGCGGATCGCGGTGTGGGACTCAGGCTCCGAGATCCCCCCGGGCTTCGGCGCCCCCGGCCCCGTACCCGTAGGCCCGGACACCGCGGAGAACGGCCGCGGCCTGCATCTCGTACGGGCGTGCGCGGACAGGTGGGGCGCGCACGTGCTGGGGGACGTCCGGGGCGGCAAACTCCTGTGGGCCGAGTGCGGGGGTGGGTGA
- a CDS encoding CehA/McbA family metallohydrolase, giving the protein MCEDDHSAGHDVGRRALFVTGAAAALTLGGVSFASGADAADGPSGSGDPETRTVRGTLPTGSPDFVYLPVEVPSGVREIRVAYTYEKPPVPAGTAGNALDIGIFDQRGTDLGGKGFRGWSGGARTEFFIRADDATPGYIPGPVRAGTWHIALGPYTVAPQGLPYEVTITLTYGEPGTVVKPVYPPSRAKGRGRAWYRGDCHLHSWYSDGRRTPAEIAALARAAGLDFINTSEHNTHSAHAHWADQAGDDLLIMLGEEVTTRNGHVVALGTDPGTFVDWRYRARDNRFGRYARRIREAGGLVVPAHPHATCVGCNWKFGFGEADAVEVWNGAYGPDDEVSLADWDSMLVASVREGRGGREWIPAMGNSDAHRDPDPVGSPQTVVLADDLTREAIQEGIRAGRSYVAESKAVTLSFAATGPKGQHAGIGGRLRVDRDDPVTVRLEVSGTPRCTVRFVTDQGVLHTSPVLPVSGSGTVEWRTTAQYAAYVRAEVRHETAAGPLPGALAAFTNPVFLGRG; this is encoded by the coding sequence ATGTGCGAGGACGACCACAGCGCCGGCCACGACGTCGGCAGACGCGCCCTGTTCGTGACGGGAGCCGCCGCCGCGCTTACGTTGGGAGGCGTGAGCTTTGCGAGCGGCGCCGACGCGGCCGACGGTCCCTCCGGTTCCGGTGACCCCGAGACCCGGACCGTACGCGGCACCCTGCCCACCGGTTCGCCGGACTTCGTGTACCTGCCCGTCGAAGTCCCGTCCGGTGTACGGGAGATCAGGGTCGCGTACACCTACGAGAAGCCTCCGGTCCCGGCGGGCACCGCGGGCAACGCGCTCGACATCGGCATCTTCGACCAGCGCGGCACCGACCTGGGCGGCAAGGGCTTCCGGGGCTGGTCGGGCGGGGCCCGCACGGAGTTCTTCATCCGGGCGGACGACGCGACACCCGGCTACATCCCCGGCCCGGTCCGCGCGGGCACCTGGCACATCGCGCTGGGCCCGTACACGGTGGCTCCGCAGGGGCTCCCGTACGAGGTGACGATCACGCTGACGTACGGCGAGCCGGGCACGGTCGTCAAGCCGGTCTATCCGCCGTCGCGGGCGAAGGGCCGCGGCCGGGCCTGGTACCGGGGCGACTGCCACCTGCACTCCTGGTACTCGGACGGCCGCCGCACCCCGGCGGAGATCGCGGCCCTCGCGCGGGCGGCGGGCCTGGACTTCATCAACACGTCCGAGCACAACACGCACTCCGCGCACGCCCATTGGGCCGACCAGGCCGGTGACGACCTGCTGATCATGCTGGGCGAGGAGGTGACGACGAGGAACGGTCACGTCGTCGCGCTCGGCACCGACCCGGGGACGTTCGTCGACTGGCGCTACCGGGCGCGAGACAACCGCTTCGGCCGGTACGCGCGCCGGATCCGCGAGGCCGGCGGTCTCGTCGTGCCCGCCCATCCGCACGCCACCTGCGTCGGCTGCAACTGGAAGTTCGGCTTCGGCGAGGCGGACGCGGTGGAGGTGTGGAACGGCGCGTACGGGCCCGACGACGAGGTGTCGCTCGCCGACTGGGACAGCATGCTCGTCGCCTCCGTACGGGAGGGCCGGGGCGGCCGGGAGTGGATTCCGGCGATGGGCAACAGCGACGCCCACCGCGACCCCGACCCGGTCGGCAGCCCGCAGACGGTCGTCCTCGCCGACGATCTGACCCGCGAGGCGATCCAGGAGGGCATCCGCGCGGGCCGCTCCTACGTGGCGGAGTCGAAGGCGGTGACGCTGTCGTTCGCGGCCACCGGACCGAAGGGCCAACACGCGGGTATCGGCGGCCGGTTGAGGGTGGACCGCGACGACCCGGTCACGGTCCGCCTGGAGGTCTCGGGCACCCCCCGCTGCACGGTCCGCTTCGTCACGGACCAGGGCGTGCTGCACACGAGCCCCGTCCTGCCGGTGTCGGGTTCCGGCACGGTGGAGTGGCGTACGACGGCCCAGTACGCCGCGTACGTACGGGCCGAGGTGCGGCACGAGACGGCGGCGGGCCCCTTGCCGGGGGCGCTGGCCGCGTTCACGAACCCTGTCTTTCTCGGGCGGGGGTGA
- a CDS encoding helix-turn-helix domain-containing protein, with the protein MAPRTATTARRLRLGTELRRLRERAGLTVTEGARQLGVSQAQLSNIEASRFGVSPDRLRALARNYRCADAAYVDGLIELATERKGGWWETFREVLPTALLDLAEIEHHAFRLRAANTAHIPGLLQLADHARAIYEQAVPEFSRRDIEHRVNHRLQRQALLDQDQPVPYQAIIHEAALRVPVGGPPVTKRQLKHLLTQSQRDNITIQVIPFAIGAYPGSGQTFLYIEGPVPRLDTVSLDQSHGPALVDAEAELDTYRNLLQRMESVALPPEKTRDFIQSLATEL; encoded by the coding sequence ATGGCGCCCAGGACCGCCACCACCGCCCGCCGACTGCGTCTCGGCACCGAACTGCGGCGGCTGCGCGAGCGCGCGGGACTCACCGTCACCGAGGGCGCCCGTCAACTCGGCGTCAGCCAGGCACAGCTGAGCAACATCGAGGCCAGCCGGTTCGGCGTGAGCCCGGACCGGCTGCGCGCGTTGGCCCGTAACTACCGCTGCGCCGACGCCGCCTACGTGGATGGACTGATCGAGTTGGCCACGGAGCGGAAGGGGGGATGGTGGGAGACTTTTCGGGAGGTGCTCCCGACAGCCCTGCTCGACCTGGCCGAGATCGAACACCACGCGTTTCGACTCCGGGCGGCCAACACAGCGCACATCCCTGGCCTGCTCCAGCTCGCCGACCACGCCCGTGCCATCTACGAGCAGGCCGTGCCGGAATTCAGCCGCCGCGACATCGAGCATCGGGTGAACCACCGACTTCAGCGCCAAGCGCTACTGGACCAGGACCAACCGGTGCCGTACCAAGCGATCATCCACGAGGCCGCTCTCCGCGTACCCGTGGGCGGGCCGCCGGTCACCAAGCGGCAGCTGAAACACCTGCTGACCCAGAGCCAGCGCGACAACATCACGATCCAGGTGATCCCCTTTGCCATCGGCGCCTACCCAGGTTCCGGACAGACGTTCCTCTACATCGAGGGCCCTGTTCCGCGGCTCGACACGGTCTCCCTGGACCAATCGCACGGACCCGCGCTGGTCGACGCCGAGGCCGAACTGGACACGTACCGGAATCTGCTGCAACGCATGGAGTCCGTAGCCCTTCCCCCGGAGAAGACCCGGGACTTCATCCAGAGCCTGGCCACCGAACTGTGA